The Lepus europaeus isolate LE1 chromosome 5, mLepTim1.pri, whole genome shotgun sequence genome includes the window ACACCCATGGGTGCTGGGCAGGGGCCGGCTGTGTGGATGATGGGGTGGGAGGCCGGACCACCTAGGGGTCTGTTTTATTCCTGGGGAGTCCAGGAAGTGCAGAGACAGAGCACAGTGTGGCCGTGGACTGTGGCCCCCAGTGTGAGACTGGGCAGAATCCACACCAGGAAGCCCAGAGAGGCAGCACTGGGCTGCGGTggtctggccgctgcggccccaAGGGTTCCCAAAGAAGCCCCAGCTGGAGGGGGGCTGCCTGGCCCCTCCGTGCTGTGGCGACCCCCAGGACGCACCGTGTCCAGCGCCCCAGCGCCGgctggcggtggggagggggcaggagtgcCTCTCCTTTCACAAGGCGCCGTCCCCCAGGGCAGCTCAGGCACCAAGAGCCTGAATAATTCACCAaatgttaataatttaaaaatcttcctttttaattgctctgcctgccctgcctggggccGGCTCGCTGGCCCgtgcgggggagggggcgaggcCGCCGGGGAGCTGCGCGCCGAGCGGGCTGTCAATCTCCGTccgcgccgccgcccccgccgcggaGCCGACGGTAAATAACCGCGGCCGCCGGGCGGGGGCCCCGCTGGGATCGGCGCGGGCAGCCGCGCCGGCCGGGCTCCGCGGGCTGGCAGCCGGCCCAGGGCAGGACCCACCTCCGCTCTCCGGGTAATTAATTTATAAACAGAGGCGGCGGCGGAGCCTCGGCAGGCGGGGACTGCGGGGGGGCTCGGCGGGTCGTGCTGGGCCGCGTTGTGACCGCGCCTGTTTGTgtgggctcgggggggggggggggcatggaggGTTGCCCGCGCCCCAGGCCCGCACCGCGCCCGCCTATGTAGGCGGAACCCCCACGCTGCAGGCCCAGTGCTCGGCCTCAGCGCCCCCTTCATGTCCGGGCAGCCTTGGTCTGCTCGCCTCCTGACCCCAGCTATCGGGCACCGCCTGGCTCCTGTGCGGGGGTGGAAGTGCGGGCTTCCCCTGCCACCTCGCTGTGGTCACCCACGCTCCCGGGCCCTTCCCACGCCGGCCTCTGGAGCCCCGCCAACGTCTCCTCTGCCCTACAGCGCAACCGGCGCCCCCTCTTTTCTCCTTGGGGTCCCTGGGCCACGGATGGGGGAATCCTGGGAGGCCCTGCCTCTGGCCTCTGGGTCACTGCTGTCCCCCCCCCACAAGATCTCCTGAGGGTTCGGCAGGAGGTGGCAGCTGCCGCGTTGAGGAGCCCCAGCGGCCTGGAAGTCCACCTGCCGTCATCCCCAGCAGGCCAGCGCCGgaagcagggcctggcccagcaccgcgACGGCGCTGCTCCAGCTGCTGCCCTGTCCTTCTCCGAGAGGTACTGGGGTGGGGCTGCCGCCTCTGACTTCCGCGCCGGCAGGCGCCCCGTGACTCCTGTGCCAAGCCCGGCTCGGCTGTTGGCAGGGGGCAGCGAGCAGGGACGGGatgcccaggggaggggagggcagcgccCTAGGCGGGAGGGTCAGGGTTGGCTCTGGTTTCCCAGTGCAGCGACTGGGCACCCTCGCCCCCGCCGCGACCTCGGTCGGGAAGAGGTGCTGGGCTGACCGGGGCACCCGCAGAGAGGCTGCGGGGAATGGCTCCCAGCCTGGGGACCTCCACGTAAGTCGGGGCTCGCAGACGGCGAAGCCGTTCACGGCACAGACCCCTGAGCCGCTACCTCCCGCCGCCCCCATCGCGGCTAATCGCGCACGGGCCCGCGGGGGTCGGAGCAGGCGGGCGGCGGCGGTAATTACTGCAGCAGCCGCCTCCCGCCCGCCGGGCCAGCGCCTCCGCGCCGCCGCCGAGATTAATTGGCGccgccggcgggggcgggggcggggagcgacCCGGAGCCGCCACGAGCTGCGCTCTGCCTGCCCGCGGGGCCAGCAATtagcggaggcggcggcggcgggcgggggcgcgcgcCGCTGACCCGGCTACGTCCACAGGGAGCTGTCGCAACCGCCCCCCCTGCTGTCGCCCCAGAATGCCCCTCACATCGCCCTGGGCCCCCACATCCGGCCTCCCTTCTTGGGGGTGCCCTCGGCTCTGTGCCAGACCCCAGGTGAGGAGCGCGCGCGGTCCCCTATGTTTACCCGATCCCGCGTCCACCCTGGGAGGGTGTGGAACCCGAGGGTCCGAGTGGCGCCGAGGACGCGCTCCCAcggccctaaccctaaccctgccCACTAGGCTACGGCTTCCTACCCCCCGCCCAGGCCGAGGTGCTCGCCCGGCAGCAGGAGCTTCTGCGAAAGCAGAGCCTGGCCCGGTAGGTACTGCCGCGGCCGGCCGACGGGTGGGTGGCGGCCCGGCTGCCCCGGATGACCCCCGCTGTGTGTTCTCGCGGCCAGACTGGAGATGTCTGCGGAACTGCTTCGCCACAAGGAGCTGGAGAGCACGCACCGGCCACAGCTGCTGGCGCCCGAGGCCGCGCTGCGCGCCCCCGACAGCGCCGACGAGCTGCAGCGGCGTGGAGCCCTGCTGGTGCTGAAGCACAGCGCGGCGCCGCTGCTGGCCCTGCCGCCCCAAGGGCCCCCGGGACCCGGCCCCCCAACCCCGCCCCGGGACCCGGCTCGCCGAGCACCCCGGAAGGCAGGTTCGGGCTCCGCTGATCCCAGGCCCAGTGAGTCCAAAGACACCACAGGGTCTGGACTCTGGGCTCAAGATGGGTCAGAGGACGAGCCCCCGAAGGACTCCGATGGAGAGGACCAGGAGGTGGCAgccgctggagcccagggctccacCCCAGGCCAAGCCCCAGGCGCAAGGATTGGAGCAGAGAAGGGGCTTCTCTCAGGGTCCTCGCTGCCCCCTCCATTACCCCTGGGCTTCCCCTACTTCCACACAGGTGGGCACCTTACATCTCAGCCGGGATGGCCCTGGGAGAAGTGGTCTAAGCAGCAGTCTGTGTGTAAACAGCCCAGCAGACTGGCTGGGGTTGGGTGTGGGAGTCAGCAGGACCCCCAGTAACACCACACACCCCTGACCCAGGTGCTGTGGGGGGGCTCTTCGCTGATGGGGATGAAGCCACAGCCCCTGAGGACGTCAGCAAGTGGACGGTGGACGATGTGTGCAGCTTCGTGGGGGGCCTGTCTGGCTGCGGAGAGTATGCCAGGGTGAGGGGGAgccccggggagggggtggggcagtgcCAGCGGCTAGTCTCTGGAGTGGAAGGTTTGAGGTaagccccctcccctcaccacACGTGGTGCACCTGGCCTGTCTCCACCCCCAAGCCCGCTGCAGGGGAGTGGCCCTTCTTGGTTCTGCCAGGCTGGGCGGAGTAGCAGGTTCTGAGCCTGCTCCCCACTCCCAGGTCTTCAAAGAACAAGGCATAGACGGGGAGACCTTGCCACTGCTGACCGAGGAGCATCTGCTGACCACcatggggctgaagctggggccCGCCCTCAAAATCCGGGCCCAGGTGAGCACAGCTGGGCCACATGGGGCAGCCCTGCAGGCTCCTTCCTGGCAGGTGCCCCATCCAGGCCCCTGTCTCTGCAGGTGGCCAGGCGCCTGGGCAGAGTCTTCTACATGGCCAGCTTCCCAATGGCCCTGCCGCTGCAGCCGCCAACCCTGCGGGGGCCCGAGCTGGAACTTGCCACAGGAGAGCAGCCTCTGTCCCCAGCAGCCACCTCCCCTTACGGGGGCACCCAGCCCTCCGCCAGCCGAGACTCACCCAGGCAGGAGAACGGCTCTGGGGCTTTGCTCCCTGGAGCCCCAGACCCCACCCAGCCTCTGTGCTGAGCAGGGGGAGGTGGGGCCACTCAAACTCCCCAGCGCCAACCCCTTCCCCCACCTATTTCTCTTGCTTTTGGACGAAAACACACAGAATCAGAAGAAAGGAGCATGTTTCCGAACACTTTCTGTGGTGCCTGCAGAGCCTGGCGCTGAAGCCTGGCTGGGTCTGCAGATGAACCAAAGACAGAGGTCGACCGGAGCAGGTGACGCCTCcctctggagctggcactgtccCCGGAGATTCCCGACCTCAGGGTCAGCTTCCTCCACGAGGctgaggggcagcaggcagaCTGCTCGGTGCTGGTCCCTTCCCCCAAGTCCCCACCGGGTCTGCACAGCGCTTGGCCTGCTTAGTCTGTTGTGCTATGAAAATAAAGCCCTGTGTACGACATGCTGCCTCCCTGTGCAGAGATGTGCCAGGGCCTCAGGGCTCTGGACCCTCAGTCGTCCTCAGAGAGCTGCAGCTCCTCTAGGTGGTCTTCAGGCCCCTGGGCCAGCAGCCACAGctcccctggggccagccccGCAGCTACATCTGGGCCTCCATCTGCAAGGAGAGACCCAGGCCACATAAATTCTGCTTTATCAGGAAGAAGCCAGTCTTGGAGGTTACTCATCACTAATTAATCACAGCACTAATTAATTTATCAGGGCTGCTGCCAGAgccagtgagcacacagcagctGGCCTGGCATCCCCAGGGAGGGGCGTGGGCCTGGCTGAgagctgccctccccagcccagccccggagTCCCTGACAGCTTTGTGCTCAGGCAGCCACAGCCCCTCCTACCCAAGGACCACTCACCCTCCGAGCTGCCGCTGCCCTCATCGTCCTGGTCTCCATCCTCACTCTCGTCCTTGtcctcaccctcaccctgcaGGGCTCTCAGGGACACCAATGTCTCTGCAGGCCAAGGAAAAGAGTCCACGTGTGAATCTGCTCCCAGGAACACCAGCAAAGTGGGGGCAGCTGAAGCAGGAGTGTGGGCTGGGCTCACGGCCGGGCTGGATCCcgatccccacccccaccgctgTGCTGTCAGTGGCTGAGGAGGCAAAGGCATGCAGAGGGGCCCAACTTGTTTACTGGACACGGACTTGCTGGCCATACAGCTGCACACACCGTGGGCCCCACCTCTCTCTGGGTCCTGGGCGTCGTCTTCACTGTCCAAGTCAAAGAGGTCTTTAAATTCCATCCTGTCCTCATGCTTCCTGTCTCCCACCTTCCGCCGTTTGACCTCTGGGAAGTTCAGGTCCTCCAGCTGGACACCAAAACCAGAGCcacaggctggggcgggggcagcccCAAGTCTCTCAGTCCTGGCCCGAGGGTGGACAGCAGCTGCCAGGCCTTGCTCAAGCCCCTGGCCTTGctcttcttctccccctcctctctcaggccTTGCCCCCATACACCCCCCTCACCAGCACCCTGCCTAGCCGCAGTGGACACGGGTGTGTTCCTCTCAGCACAAGGCTGTCCCCAGCCCACCTGCAGTTGGTCCAGGTGAAAGGcaaagccctccctgccctctTGTGGCCACAGGCTGACTCGGTGACAGTGTCAGTCCAGCCAGTCCACTCAGCAGAAGCCCCCAGTCCACCAGGTCTGAGAGGGAGTGGCCCCCAGTCTGAGGCTCTGGGTAGTTAACTGTGTGTGATTTCTAGCACCCCACCAGCCCAGGTAATGGAGCCTCGAGGGACCCCAATTTCTCCCCAGCCACCCCTGCCCTTTCCCAACCTCATGGTCACAACCAGCTGGCCAGATCCGAGTCCAGCCCTGCATACCCGCTCCTTGCCACTGATCTCCAGCTGTATCTCACGGTCCCTCAGCTTGCGCCAATGGCTGTAGTACTTGGTCAGTGGGGTCCCCTCTTCCCGcatctgcttctcccaggcaTCCTACAGGAGGGCGAGTGCAGGGTCAGGGAAACCCCCAAGCCCCGGCCACACTTCAGGCAGCACCACCTCCCAGGGCCCCCGAGGCTGGCTCCCAGCTGACCACTGCGTGGGGGCTGGACACGCCGAAGGAGACGCGCTGGCGGCGGCTGCAGACGTGCTCTGCGTTCTCCTGCAGCTTCTCCAGCAGCTGGCGCACCTGCCGGCAGTAGTTGGCCACCTTGCATTCCCGGAGGAAGGACTTCAGctgtaggagagagagaggctcagcCACGTCCAGGCACAGGGCTGTCCTGCACCAAGACTGGCCCGGGGGATTCTGCTGCCACTCGCGATGCTGGCACTAACGATCCAGCTCCCAACTGACATGCCTGGAAAATCAGCgaatcatggcccaagtgcttgggcccccaccaccacaTGGAGAATCAATGCAGTTCCTGCCCCCCCGGCTCTGCCTGGCCTATCCCTAACCCTAGGCCTGGTCTATGCCTGGCATAACCCTATCCCTACCCCTGGCCTACACctggcctaaccctaaccctaagcctggcctacccctggcctacacctggcctaaccctaaccctacgcCTAGCCtacccctggccactgcagccacttggggagcgaaccagcgggtggaagacctgtgtctcttttctgtcatcctgcctttcagataaataaaatgtatatttaaggaaaaaagatCAGCCTAGGACCCATGGAAAACCATGCTGTTGTCCACCCaagtgtgtgtgggaggagggCCAGCAAGGGCAGCCCGGGCGAAACTGAGCCTCGCTCTAGGCCAAATACTGCCGTTACCAAGCTAAACAAAACTTTagctcatggccggcgccgcagctcaataggctaatcctccatctgcggtgctggcacccagggttctagtcccggtcggggtgccggattctgtcctggttgctcttctttcagtccagctctctgctgtggcccgggagtgcagtggaggatggtccaagtgcttgggccctgcacctgcatgggagaccaggagaagcacctggctcctggcttcggatcagcacggtgcgccggctgcagcgcactgaccgtagcggccattggagggtaaaccaacggaaaaggaagacctttctctgtctctaactctgcctgtcaaaaaaacaaaacaaaacaaaaactttagcTCATGGCGCTTCTACACCTGCCCCTGGACCTGGAGAACAAGTCGCTAGACCTTGCTCATGTGTAATCGCCTTTCACAGACAGAAACATCAACAGGAAACACACAacctgcaaagcctaaaatatttactgtttgcCTCTGCATCAAAAATGTCTGCTGACCGACGGAGCCTTGAGTCCCAAAACACAGGTGTCCTGACTACTGGGCAACACAGGCCAGGAGGACACAGGCGTGCGTGTGCACAGCTCCATGAGCCTGAGAACAGGTGAGCTGAGCCAGGTGCAGCTCAGGCATGAGCTCTGACTTGCTGAGCCGACTCCACCCACCACAGCCACGAGGTCCACACCCCACCTCAAGACGAGAACATGGGGCCGTCAGAAAGAAGGgccccgccggcgccgcggctcactaggctaatcctccgccttgcggcgccggcacaccgggttctagtcccggtcggggcaccgatcctgtcccggttgcccctcttccaggccagctctctgctgtggccagggagtgcagtggaggatggcccaagtgcttgggccctgcaccccatgggagaccaggagaagcacctggctcctgccatcggatcagcgcggtgcgccggccacagcgcgcctaccgcggcggccatgggagggtgaaccaacggcaaaaggaagacctttctctctgtctctctctcactgtccagtctgcctgtcaaaaaaaaaaaaaaagaaagaaagaagggccCCAATTCCGCCTAAAGTGAGGCTGACTCAATCCACAGTGGGGCTGGCTGGGCTTCCCGAGCCTGCCCACCTTCTCTCTCACACCAGGAACACAAGGGGCAGGCGGGCATCgtgtgcaatgggttaagccatcgaCATCTACATCCACTGAGCGCCAGCTgagtctgctgctccacttccaatccagctccctgctcatgcacctaggagagtgcttgggcccctgtaccctcatgggagatccagacggagttcaggctgctggctttggcttctcctggccattgtagtcatttgggaagcgaaccagcagatgttaagatgtcggtctgtctctctctcttcctctccccattctcccccaccccccaacctctaactctggctttcaaatacaccttaaaacaaaacaaaacaaaaaccactagCAGAGTCATGGAGTCAGAGGAGTGGGCAGCCCAAGCCAGGGTCATGGGGGCTGGCTCACTCCATCCCAGTACCCAGGGAGGAGCCAGCACGTTCCTGGGACCCTCAGCAACTCACCAAGCCCCAGAGTCCCTTAGTGGTCACAGCCTACCCACAATTCCTCCAGGAGGGGTCACTCCCCTCCCCCGTGGTCTCAGGGTGGAGTGTCCAGCTGCCCAGCAACATCAGTGTGGGAGCCCCAAGCTGGCCAGGCTGTGCTGCTGGCCCTGTGAGGCTGGGCCAAGGTCACCTCCCGCTTTGGCCCCTGAGCATGAGAGCAGCTGAGCTGTTACACACTAGATGGTCAGCTATGAAGTGGGGTGCCAGGGGtctgggcagaggcagggccagcaggcagcagcacaCACCTGCAGGACAGCCGGCAGCACCAGCTCAGGGAAGGCGATGCTGTGGGCGTGGCTGTGCAGGTGCTCCAGggtgaggtcacacagctgctcCACCAGGCCATCCTACGGCACAAGAGAGGAGGGGGACGTGGCTTCTCAGGACATTCCCATCTCGGGCTGACAGACAGGAGCCCCAGGAAGTGGCCCACAGCTTCCCAGAAGCTACCATCAGCCTCAGGCAGCTGGGAGGGACGAACCCCTAGGGCCTCACCCTGGACACCCAGAGACAGCCTCACCCGGTATGCCTTCTCCTGCAGGTTGATGTTCGACAGCTTCAGGATCACGGAGAAGTTGATAGGCCTGGAGCTCATGCGGCCTGGCCTCCGATTGAAGTCAACCTGCTGGAAAACCTGCCCCAAGAGGAAGCTGTGTCGCCAACCCCAGCCATATGCTGGTCCTCAGGCCTGCACCCACGCCTCAGGCCCGCACCCTGCCTGAGACCCGCACCTGGGCCTCAGACCCATACCCTTCCTCAGGCCTGTGTGGAGCTCATGTGAACCCTGGGACCTGCACCCAGGCCTCAGACCCATCTGGAGGTCAGGGACAAGCAGCCTGGCACAGCCGCACGGCCGTCCAGCATCTGCCCTGGGTTCCCACTGCCATTGCAGCCTCCCTTTCTAGCGATAACAGAGGCCTGGTCGTGGGGTTcgtggctgcagcctgggctgtAGCAACAGAGGACAGAGCATGGTCTCTGATGAGGGCCCAGGCAGCTTCCTCTCTACATCCTCCACAGAAACCACAGCCGAGCGCCAGGCCGTGGCCTGAGAGCGCAGATCAGCAGCCTAGCCTGACCCTTCCCCAACCCCCAGGAAGCCGTCACTCAGGGTCCTGGGCAGGTGAACCTGGGAGAGCAGGCTGGGGGGTGCCACGCAGGAGCGCAGCTGCCAACAGCTAAGCCACAGATTCACACCCAGGCAGTGACTGATCACCAGGGGTGCCCAGGCTGGCTGGAGGCTGGCTCCCCAGACCTCCCTGCAGGCAGACACAGAGGAGCAGGCTGTGCCCTAAGTGCTGCGGGGAGCCAAGCACATTTCAGGACGAGGACTTCCAGAGCAGGGCCGAGACGGAGGGTGCAGGCCGTGCAGCCAGGGCGGCAGACGGGGTCTCTGCAGAACTGCCACTCGGGGGCCTTGGGGGAGGCGGAGCTTGTC containing:
- the SAMD11 gene encoding sterile alpha motif domain-containing protein 11 isoform X1 produces the protein MPAVKKELPGREDLALALATFHPALAALPLPPLPGYLAPLPAAAALPPAASLPAPTTGYEALLAPPLRPSRAYLSLHEAAPHLHLPRDPLALERLAAPAAAAPDFQPLLDNGEPCIEVECGANRALLYVRKLCQGSKGPSIRHRGEWLTPNEFQFVSGRETAKDWKRSIRHKGKSLKTLMSKGILQVHPPICDCPGCRISSPVNRGRLADKRTVALTPTRVLKKERNPSFSASDGDSDGSGPACGRRPGLKQEDDPHIHIMKRRVHTHWDVNISFRETSCSQDSLPALLSSVHRSRHLVMPEHQSRCEFQRGSVEIGLGPAGDLLGKRLGRSPYASSDCSAEKKARSESPPEALLLPDLGPSMAPEDHYRRLVSALSEAGACEDPQRLYHLGLPSHDLLRVRQEVAAAALRSPSGLEVHLPSSPAGQRRKQGLAQHRDGAAPAAALSFSERELSQPPPLLSPQNAPHIALGPHIRPPFLGVPSALCQTPGYGFLPPAQAEVLARQQELLRKQSLARLEMSAELLRHKELESTHRPQLLAPEAALRAPDSADELQRRGALLVLKHSAAPLLALPPQGPPGPGPPTPPRDPARRAPRKAGSGSADPRPSESKDTTGSGLWAQDGSEDEPPKDSDGEDQEVAAAGAQGSTPGQAPGARIGAEKGLLSGSSLPPPLPLGFPYFHTGAVGGLFADGDEATAPEDVSKWTVDDVCSFVGGLSGCGEYARVFKEQGIDGETLPLLTEEHLLTTMGLKLGPALKIRAQVARRLGRVFYMASFPMALPLQPPTLRGPELELATGEQPLSPAATSPYGGTQPSASRDSPRQENGSGALLPGAPDPTQPLC
- the SAMD11 gene encoding sterile alpha motif domain-containing protein 11 isoform X2, with the translated sequence MSKGILQVHPPICDCPGCRISSPVNRGRLADKRTVALTPTRVLKKERNPSFSASDGDSDGSGPACGRRPGLKQEDDPHIHIMKRRVHTHWDVNISFRETSCSQDSLPALLSSVHRSRHLVMPEHQSRCEFQRGSVEIGLGPAGDLLGKRLGRSPYASSDCSAEKKARSESPPGGSLTRRRGTGHWERQGLLTSLPCTEALLLPDLGPSMAPEDHYRRLVSALSEAGACEDPQRLYHLGLPSHDLLRVRQEVAAAALRSPSGLEVHLPSSPAGQRRKQGLAQHRDGAAPAAALSFSERELSQPPPLLSPQNAPHIALGPHIRPPFLGVPSALCQTPGYGFLPPAQAEVLARQQELLRKQSLARLEMSAELLRHKELESTHRPQLLAPEAALRAPDSADELQRRGALLVLKHSAAPLLALPPQGPPGPGPPTPPRDPARRAPRKAGSGSADPRPSESKDTTGSGLWAQDGSEDEPPKDSDGEDQEVAAAGAQGSTPGQAPGARIGAEKGLLSGSSLPPPLPLGFPYFHTGAVGGLFADGDEATAPEDVSKWTVDDVCSFVGGLSGCGEYARVFKEQGIDGETLPLLTEEHLLTTMGLKLGPALKIRAQVARRLGRVFYMASFPMALPLQPPTLRGPELELATGEQPLSPAATSPYGGTQPSASRDSPRQENGSGALLPGAPDPTQPLC